One genomic segment of Clavelina lepadiformis chromosome 3, kaClaLepa1.1, whole genome shotgun sequence includes these proteins:
- the LOC143450578 gene encoding low molecular weight phosphotyrosine protein phosphatase-like, with the protein MSNSALFVCLGNICRSPIAEACFKQLLQEKGVLANWRVDSAATSRYEIGSSPDRRGQKCMKKHKIFHHVENHRARQITAKDYDEFDYIFGMDDSNMSNLQNMAPKKSYKAQLLLLGSFDDDKSSGGIIEDPYYGTDDEDFEVVYQQCLRSCRNFLQEKSI; encoded by the exons ATGTCGAATTCAGCGCTGTTCGTTTGTTTGG GGAACATTTGCCGATCACCCATTGCTGAAGCTTGTTTTAAGCAGTTACTTCAGGAAAAAGGTGTACTGGCAAAT TGGCGAGTAGATAGTGCAGCTACATCTCGTTATGAAATTGGATCATCACCAGATCGTAGAGGCCAAAAATGTAtgaaaaagcataaaatttttcatcatgTTGAAAACCATCGAGCTCGTCAGATCACGGCAAAGGACTACGATGAATTTGACTACATTTTCGGAATGGATGACAGCAATATGAG CAATCTGCAGAATATGGCGCcaaaaaaatcatacaaaGCCCAGTTACTGCTTTTAGGCTCATTTGACGACGATAAGTCGTCTGGTGGAATCATTGAGGACCCATATTAT GGCACTGATGATGAAgattttgaagttgtttatcAACAATGCCTGAGATCCTGTCgaaattttttgcaagaaaagTCAATTTAA
- the LOC143448420 gene encoding BSD domain-containing protein 1-like — MAEKGDEEEEKDQSSSTSSSWWDSSSWSSLYDTAKQKLTETNEFLMKDMKEFTQTVKTDTSKLVADTASSMKEQLKIKVNMDEASHATKVVTNSISEFLGNVVHQVTPIAPNENENDDSTMFMGTSSGVKVMSPAEARLFTLQTSPATYCNEPDNLVEFDLWLKDFELDMKKEELSLLMLDSKEVRSLYTKLVPEAVSHVDFWTRYFYKKDELEKAEQRRVSIMERAAAKDTELTWDDEDDFDMVDCPATQSNDNLETKVENIQNLPEKNNADLAEMGKNDITDKPPANHLKHDDTPQEAKMPTVTEIATIKSSTSSNVPTPELPTISDSSIDIEVDNTVGVSVEITNQTSTSSTPSDADKSKEMSKDKVASSEKQETDIQDIKKAAENDSTIKDESPQKLVESSSGDSSDWEKEFDLEMTEDEIKEALLEDDADGEIEGWEEWE; from the exons ATGGCTGAAAAGGG AGATGAAGAGGAGGAAAAAGACCAAAGTTCATCGACGTCATCCTCGTGGTGGGATTCTTCCTCTTGGAGCTCTTTATATGACACAGCAAAACAAAAG CTCACAGAGACAAACGAATTCTTGATGAAAGACATGAAAGAATTCACACAAACTGTAAAAACCGACACGTCGAAGCTGGTTGCCGACACTGCAAGCTCAATGAAGGAGCAACTTAAAATAAAG GTAAATATGGACGAGGCGTCACATGCAACAAAGGTCGTGACAAATTCCATCAGTGAATTCCTCGGGAACGTGGTCCATCAAGTCACGCCTATAGCACCAAATGAGAATG AAAATGACGACTCAACCATGTTCATGGGAACTTCTTCAGGGGTTAAGGTTATGTCACCTGCTGAG GCTCGTTTATTCACCTTACAAACATCGCCGGCAACTTATTGCAATGAACCAGACA ATCTCGTTGAATTTGACCTTTGGCTTAAAGACTTTGAACTTGATATGAAAAAGGAGGAACTTTCACTTTTAATGCTCGACTCAAAGGAA GTTCGATCACTGTACACCAAGCTCGTGCCAGAAGCCGTATCACACGTCGATTTCTGGACAAGATACTTTTATAAAAAGGATGAGCTCGAAAAG GCGGAACAGAGAAGGGTCTCAATCATGGAGAGGGCCGCAGCAAAAGACACCGAGCTTACTTGGGATGATGAAG ACGACTTTGATATGGTTGATTGCCCAGCCACTCAATCGAATGACAATTTAGAAACAAAAGTCGAAAACATTCAAAATTTACCTGAAAAGAATAACGCTGACCTGGCTGAAATGGGAAAGAACGATATTACAGATAAGCCCCCTGCCAATCACTTAAAACATGACGATACACCACAAGAAGCAAAAATGCCTACTGTCACTGAAATTGCGACCATCAAAAGCAGTACATCCAGTAATGTTCCCACCCCTGAACTGCCTACCATTTCAGATTCCAGTATTGATATTGAAGTGGATAATACAGTTGGAGTAAGTGTGGAGATCACAAATCAAACTTCTACTTCTTCTACTCCTTCTGATGCAGATAAGTCGAAAGAGATGTCTAAAGACAAAGTTGCATCCTCCGAAAAGCAGGAGACAGACATACAAGATATAAAGAAAGCCGCAGAAAATGATAGCACGATAAAAGACGAGTCTCCACAAAAAC TTGTTGAATCGTCGAGTGGCGACAGCTCGGATTGGGAGAAGGAGTTCGATCTTGAGATGACTGAAGATGAAATAAAGGAAGCTCTCCTTGAAGACGACGCAGAT GGCGAAATTGAAGGTTGGGAGGAATGGGAGTGA
- the LOC143448419 gene encoding dystrophin-like, whose translation MDHVKNVQSELNKILTKINSDYCDIRYSVYRTALKLCRLQSILHLHEINATSVLSSIKSHILWSQGPVDFITNEVVNFKKLHQVIIDIYKSCGVHNLFDTSKLCKYVTILIFETFKNVKQANVSLISVALFFIVMGNDEIKTKYKSLFSLYAGALAMLNKSRAGLLITHFVRITETVSESGSFGKITPSVESCFRDVLGSMVSQHHFLQWLLKEPQSIVWLPTMHRLNISRSSVHNVQCATCKVRPIIGLRFQCLKCLDYDTCQTCFLTQQRGTKSHKVNHPRQEYCLPAGSKEKVNAFARTIRNIVTKRYKHKSLSSSFLPIDQSKSDPSITLPQSLSRPEENGKNTSKSLNDSADYDEVSHLANEEKEQLMGLVTKLKEENEKILGTVHLLESSQNEKVDGEEDNLILQNQLDTVMLHNHHLKAELDNLKCVVFAENFLHDSQSGNDGSSLREENGETTEGNMSDISSLQPEPTNNLHRGKKFKHKQKSTKPHKVYQDMSLNGSYENNNLAECKQENDFSEQLRHILDSLGSALVLDNLPPPGGVNHEMSVAAEKVTDNFNDLIDQALAS comes from the coding sequence aTGGATCATGTAAAAAATGTACAGAgtgaattaaataaaattttgactaAAATTAACTCTGATTACTGTGACATAAGATATAGTGTTTACCGAACTGCTCTGAAGCTGTGTCGATTGCAGAGTATTCTTCATTTGCATGAAATTAATGCTACATCGGTGCTTTCTTCCATCAAAAGTCACATTTTATGGAGCCAGGGTCCAGTAGACTTTATCACAAATGaagttgttaattttaagAAACTTCATCAAGTTATCATTGACATTTACAAATCATGTGGAGTTCACAATTTATTTGATACCTCCAAGTTGTGCAAATATGTGaccattttaatttttgaaacatttaagAATGTTAAACAAGCCAATGTGTCGTTAATATCTGTTGCATTATTCTTCATTGTTATGGGAAATGATGAAATCAAAACAAAGTACAAATCGTTGTTTTCGTTATACGCTGGTGCTCTGGCAATGCTAAACAAAAGCAGGGCTGGTCTTCTGATTACTCATTTTGTACGGATAACAGAAACTGTCAGTGAATCAGGAAGCTTTGGAAAGATCACTCCAAGTGTAGAAAGTTGCTTCAGAGATGTTTTAGGGTCTATGGTTTCTCAACATCACTTTTTACAGTGGTTGTTAAAGGAGCCGCAGTCGATAGTCTGGTTGCCGACCATGCACAGATTAAACATATCAAGGTCATCTGTGCATAATGTGCAGTGTGCTACTTGCAAAGTGCGACCCATAATTGGCCTAAGATTTCAATGTTTGAAGTGCTTGGACTATGACACGTGTCAGACGTGCTTCTTAACACAGCAGAGAGGGACCAAATCTCACAAAGTTAACCATCCGAGGCAAGAATACTGCTTACCAGCTGGCAGTAAAGAAAAGGTAAACGCTTTTGCAAGAACCATTCGAAACATTGTGACAAAGAGGTACAAGCATAAAAGCCTCTCATCCAGTTTTCTACCAATTGATCAAAGCAAGTCAGATCCATCGATCACTTTGCCTCAAAGCCTATCACGCCCGGAAGAAAATGGCAAAAACACTTCAAAAAGTCTGAATGATTCGGCTGATTATGATGAAGTTAGTCATCTTGCAAACGAAGAGAAGGAACAATTGATGGGGCTGGTAACAAAGTTGAAGGAGGAaaatgagaaaattctcgGCACTGTACATCTTCTGGAGTCATCTCAAAATGAGAAAGTTGATGGTGAGGAGGATAATTTGATCCTGCAAAATCAGCTTGACACTGTGATGCTGCACAACCATCACCTTAAAGCTGAACTAGATAACCTAAAGTGCGTGGTCTTTGCAGAAAACTTTCTTCACGATTCACAGAGTGGAAACGATGGATCATCATTAAGGGAAGAAAATGGTGAGACAACTGAAGGTAATATGTCAGACATTTCATCTCTGCAACCAGAACCTACAAATAACCTCCATCGAGGCAAGAAGttcaaacacaaacaaaagtcGACAAAGCCTCACAAGGTATACCAAGATATGTCACTGAATGGTAGTTATGAAAACAATAATCTTGCAGAgtgtaaacaagaaaatgacTTTAGTGAACAACTTCGCCATATACTGGACAGTTTGGGTTCAGCGTTAGTTCTTGATAATCTACCACCACCAGGTGGTGTGAATCATGAAATGAGTGTAGCAGCAGAGAAGGTCACAGACAACTTCAATGACTTGATTGACCAAGCTCTTGCCTCATAG